A portion of the Mauremys reevesii isolate NIE-2019 linkage group 18, ASM1616193v1, whole genome shotgun sequence genome contains these proteins:
- the CMKLR1 gene encoding chemokine-like receptor 1, with protein sequence MVTYNYSDDYFGDYDNFTTVSVKQEPSHDAGDIARIFSVVVYSLTCLLGILGNGLVITIITFKMKKSINAIWFLNLAVADFLFNVFLPLNIAYTAMNFHWVFGAAMCKLNSFLLNLNLYSSVLLLTTISLDRCVSVVLPVWAQNHRTTTLACLVCVVDWVLGLAMSSPSLVFRDTAAHEGNVICFSNYALSGNKYDHPLGVKRHQIVNLVRFLTGFVIPVTVITVCYMIIVVKLKRNRLAKSKKPFKIIVTIIVTFFLCWTPYHVLNLLETQHEQVSHGVFKIGIPITTALAAASSCMNPILYVFMGQDFKKFKVTVLSRLVNALSEDATHSTLTQRSFSKMSSMTEKDTTLL encoded by the coding sequence ATGGTGACCTACAATTACTCTGATGACTACTTTGGGGATTATGATAATTTCACCACGGTTAGTGTTAAGCAAGAGCCATCGCACGATGCAGGAGACATTGCTAGAATCTTCTCTGTTGTAGTCTACAGCCTCACCTGCCTCCTGGGAATTCTGGGGAACGGCCTAGTCATCACGATCATCACTTTCAAGATGAAGAAGTCCATCAATGCCATTTGGTTTCTCAACCTGGCTGTTGCCGACTTTCTTTTCAACGTCTTCCTGCCCCTGAATATCGCGTACACCGCCATGAACTTCCATTGGGTCTTTGGGGCGGCCATGTGCAAGTTAAACTCTTTCCTCCTCAACCTGAACTTGTACAGCAGTGTGCTCCTGCTGACGACCATCAGCTTAGACCGTTGTGTGTCCGTGGTCCTTCCAGTCTGGGCCCAAAACCATCGAACCACTACGCTGGCATGTTTGGTTTGCGTCGTCGACTGGGTGCTTGGTTTGGCAATGAGTTCCCCGTCTCTTGTTTTCCGGGACACTGCAGCTCACGAAGGCAATGTGATATGTTTTAGTAACTACGCCTTGTCCGGGAATAAGTATGACCATCCTCTGGGCGTGAAGAGACACCAGATTGTAAACCTTGTCAGGTTTCTGACAGGGTTTGTCATTCCCGTCACCGTCATCACAGTCTGTTACATGATCATTGTCGTCAAGCTGAAACGAAACCGGCTTGCCAAATCCAAAAAGCCCTTCAAGATCATTGTCACCATTATTGTGACCTTCTTCCTGTGCTGGACCCCCTACCATGTCCTGAACCTCCTGGAAACGCAGCATGAGCAAGTCTCCCATGGGGTATTCAAAATTGGGATTCCCATCACCACGGCTCTGGCTGCGGCCAGCAGCTGCATGAATCCCATCCTGTATGTCTTCATGGGCCAGGACTTTAAAAAGTTTAAGGTGACCGTCCTCTCCAGACTAGTGAACGCACTAAGTGAAGACGCCACCCACTCGACTCTCACTCAGAGGAGCTTCTCTAAGATGTCTTCAATGACTGAAAAGGATACCACCCTCCTCTGA